From Desulfovibrio sp.:
GGATTTCTTGCCAAAGTTCTTGGTCTTGAGCATTTCGTTCTCAGACTTCTGCATCAGTTCGCCCACAAGAGCGATGTTGGCGCTCTTAAGGCAGTTGGTAGCGCGCACTGAAAGCTCCAACTCATCGATGGACTTGAACAGATTCGGGTTCAAGTCGTGGTCGTCGCCGCTGCGCGAACCTTCCGTCTCGGACTCTTTTTCATCGAAATTGATGAAGACCGAGAGCTGATCCTTGAGGATCTTCGCGCTGTAGGCGATAGAATCCTCGGGAGTCACGGACCCGTCAGTCCAGACGTCGATGATGAGCTTGTCATAGTTGGTCATCTGCCCGACACGAGCCTGGTCGATGGTGTAGGCCACCTTCTTCACAGGGGTGAAGCTGGAGTCGAGGGAGATGAGCCCGATCTCGGTGTTCAAGCCCTCGTGCATGTCCGCGGGCACATACCCCTTGCCCATGCGAACTTCGAACTCCATCTTGAGGTCGCGCGCTTCGGACAGGGTGCAGATGTGCTGCGAGGGTTCGAGCACTGTGACATGCTGATTGACCCCGATGTCACCGGCCGTAACGACGCCCTGCTTGTTCACCGAAAGGGTGAGGCGCTGGGGCTCGTCGGTGGTCATGGCCAGCCGGATGAGCTTGAGGTTCAAGACGATGTCCGTCACGTCCTCGATAACCCCGGGAATTGCGGTGAACTCGTGCTGAATGCCCTCGATGTTCACCGACACGATGGCCGCCCCCTGCAAGGAGGACAGAAGCACGCGCCGCAGGGCGTTGCCCAGGGTGGTGCCGAAGCCACGTTCCAGCGGTTCGCACGTGAAGCGCCCGTAAGTGTTGGTGGACTTCGAGTCGCGGACCAACTTCTCGGGACGGACCAATTCCGACCAGTTGCGGGTGTTGATGAGCCTGTCGCCTGTACGGATGAGCATTGTTTCCTCTTACTTGGAGTACAGTTCGACGATGAGCTGCTCGTTCACTGCCAGCTGAATGTCTTCGCGCGCGGGCATGGCGTTGACCTTGCCCTTGAAGGCGGCGCCGTCGACCTCGAGCCAGGTGGGGCAGCCACGGCGGGCGATAACCTGCTGGGCTTCCTGGATCACGGGGGACTGGCGATTCTTCTCGCGCACCTCGACCACGTCGCCGACCCGAACCTGAATGGAGGGGATGGTGACACGGCGGCCATTCAGGATGAACAGGCCATGGCGTACGAGCTGACGGGCCTGGTCCCGGGAGTTGGCGAAGCCCATGCGGTAAATAACGTTGTCAAGCCTGCGCTCGAGGTTGATGAGCAGATTCGCGCCGGTGACGCCTTTCTGGCGATCAGCTTCGGCGAAATAGCTGCGGAACTGCTCCTCGAGGATGCCGTATACGCGGCGGGCCTTCTGCTTTTCACGCAGCTGCACGGCGTAATCGCTCATCTTCTTGCGGATGCGGCCGTGCTGGCCAGGGGCATAGGGACGGCGCTCGTAAGCGCACTTGTCTGTAAAGCAACGATCGCCCTTGAGGAACAGCTTGGCGCCCTCACGGCGACAGAGACGGCATTTAGGACCGGTATAGCGAGCCACAGTAGATCCTCCTGACCTAGACCCGGCGCCGTTTAGGCGGACGGCAGCCGTTGTGGGGGATGGGGGTGACATCGCGGATGAAGCTCACCTTGAAACCTGCGGCGTTGATGGCGCGCATGGCGGCCTCACGCCCGGAGCCGGGGCCCTTCACGAAGATGCCAACGGTGCGCATGCCATGGTCCTGAGCCTTGCGGGCCGCGGTTTCAGCAGCGACCTGGGCGGCAAAGGGGGTGGACTTGCGCGAGCCTTTAAAACCGGCGCCGCCGGAGGTGGCCCAGCTCACCACGTTGCCCTTCGGGTCAGTGAAGGTGATAATGGTGTTGTTGAAGGTGGCCTGAATATGGGCCACCCCCACCGGGATGTTCTTCTTTTCTTTCTTGCCGGTACGGCGCGGTTTAGCAACCATAATAATCCTCTAATGAATAACGCGCGAAGCGGTTATTTCTTTTTCTTTGCCATCACGGCGCGGCGCGGGCCCTTGCGGGTGCGGGCGTTAGTGTGGGTGCGCTGTCCGTGGACTGGAAGGCCCTTGCGGTGCCTAAGCCCCCTGTAGCAACCGATGTCCATCAGCCGCTTGATGTTGGCCGTGACCTCGCGACGAAGATCGCCCTCAACCTTGTGGTTGGCTTCGATCTCCTTACGGATGGTGTTGACTTCCTCGGAGGAAAGGTCATCGGTCTTCTTGGTCCAGTCCACGCCGGTGGCATCCAGGATCTTCAAAGCCGTGGTGCGCCCGACACCATAAATGTAGGTCAGGGCGATATCCATGCGCTTGTTCCTGGGCAGATCGACTCCAGCAATACGGGCCACGTTTCGTTACCTCACTTATCCCTGACGCTGTTTGTGTCTGGGATTTTCACAGATCACCCGCACAACGCCGTGGCGACGGATAATCTTGCATTTCGGACAAAGCTTCTTCACCGAGGGCCGCACTTTCATTTTCTTTCTCCCACAAATGGGTATGGCCTACGCTGTGAGGCGCTGGCTCAGAATTTTTGGTTCGCCGTTGGTGATCACCACCGAATGCTCGAAGTGGGCAGCCAGACTACGATCCTTTGTGACCGCGGTCCACTTGTCCGAGAGGATTTCAACCTCCGGACCACCCATGGTGACCATTGGCTCGATAGCCAGGGCCATGCCCGGCTTGAGCACCACAGCGCCTGCCCCCTTAGGGACAAAATTCGGCACCTCCGGTTTCTCATGGAGATGCCGTCCGATGCCGTGGCCAACGAACCGTCTTACTACAGAGTACCCCTGGTCTTCAACATGTTTTTGTATGGCCAGGGAAATATCATACAAGTTTGCCTCGGCCCTAGCCTGCTCGATACCACGAAAAAGTGATTCCTCGGTTACCTTCAGGAGCTTCTTCACTCCTTCCGGAACCTCTCCGACCGGCACGGTCCTGGCGGAGTCTCCGTAGAATCCGCGATGGATAACGCCCATGTCGAAGCTCACGATGTCTCCTTCCGCAAGTTCCCTTTCGGAAGGAAATCCGTGCACCACTTCCTCGTTTACCGAACAGCACAGCGCGAACGGATATCCAAGGTACCCCTTGAATGCGGGTTTCACCTCGAATTCCTTGCACAGCTGCAAGGCCAAATCTTCAAAGAACACGGTTTTGACGCCTGGCTGGACAGCCTTTTCGAGCTCATCCAGGATAGCGGCCACGATGCCGCCAGCCTGGCGCATGATGTCCACTTCGGCTTCGTTCTTAATATATATGCCCCGAAACTTCTTCAACCTATGTCCTGCCCTTGATGCGGCCCTTGGCAAGTAATCCTTCGTACTGGCGGCTGATCATGTAGGACTCTATCTGACTCATGAAGTCCATGGCCACGCCAACCACGATCAGTATGCTCGTGCCGCCGAAGTAGAAGGGCACGTTGAACTGAGCGATCAGAATCATGGGGAGCACGCACACCGCGGAGATGTACATTGAGCCCCACAGGGTAAGGCGCGCCAGCACGCGGTCAAGGTATTCCTTGGTCTTCTGCCCGGGGCGAATGCCCGGAACGAAGCCGCCCTGCTTGCGGATGTTCTCGGCTATCTGCTTGGGATCAAAAATGATCGCCGTGTAGAAGTAGCAGAAGAACACGATCATGCTGATGAACAAGACGTTGTAAACGATGGAACTGGGGTTAA
This genomic window contains:
- a CDS encoding DNA-directed RNA polymerase subunit alpha, with translation MLIRTGDRLINTRNWSELVRPEKLVRDSKSTNTYGRFTCEPLERGFGTTLGNALRRVLLSSLQGAAIVSVNIEGIQHEFTAIPGVIEDVTDIVLNLKLIRLAMTTDEPQRLTLSVNKQGVVTAGDIGVNQHVTVLEPSQHICTLSEARDLKMEFEVRMGKGYVPADMHEGLNTEIGLISLDSSFTPVKKVAYTIDQARVGQMTNYDKLIIDVWTDGSVTPEDSIAYSAKILKDQLSVFINFDEKESETEGSRSGDDHDLNPNLFKSIDELELSVRATNCLKSANIALVGELMQKSENEMLKTKNFGKKSLEEIRRVLEDMGLDFGMRIDNFELKYQEWLKRKQTNEA
- the rpsD gene encoding 30S ribosomal protein S4 is translated as MARYTGPKCRLCRREGAKLFLKGDRCFTDKCAYERRPYAPGQHGRIRKKMSDYAVQLREKQKARRVYGILEEQFRSYFAEADRQKGVTGANLLINLERRLDNVIYRMGFANSRDQARQLVRHGLFILNGRRVTIPSIQVRVGDVVEVREKNRQSPVIQEAQQVIARRGCPTWLEVDGAAFKGKVNAMPAREDIQLAVNEQLIVELYSK
- the rpsK gene encoding 30S ribosomal protein S11 — protein: MVAKPRRTGKKEKKNIPVGVAHIQATFNNTIITFTDPKGNVVSWATSGGAGFKGSRKSTPFAAQVAAETAARKAQDHGMRTVGIFVKGPGSGREAAMRAINAAGFKVSFIRDVTPIPHNGCRPPKRRRV
- the rpsM gene encoding 30S ribosomal protein S13, with the translated sequence MARIAGVDLPRNKRMDIALTYIYGVGRTTALKILDATGVDWTKKTDDLSSEEVNTIRKEIEANHKVEGDLRREVTANIKRLMDIGCYRGLRHRKGLPVHGQRTHTNARTRKGPRRAVMAKKKK
- the rpmJ gene encoding 50S ribosomal protein L36, whose amino-acid sequence is MKVRPSVKKLCPKCKIIRRHGVVRVICENPRHKQRQG
- the map gene encoding type I methionyl aminopeptidase — translated: MKKFRGIYIKNEAEVDIMRQAGGIVAAILDELEKAVQPGVKTVFFEDLALQLCKEFEVKPAFKGYLGYPFALCCSVNEEVVHGFPSERELAEGDIVSFDMGVIHRGFYGDSARTVPVGEVPEGVKKLLKVTEESLFRGIEQARAEANLYDISLAIQKHVEDQGYSVVRRFVGHGIGRHLHEKPEVPNFVPKGAGAVVLKPGMALAIEPMVTMGGPEVEILSDKWTAVTKDRSLAAHFEHSVVITNGEPKILSQRLTA